Proteins encoded within one genomic window of Oceaniferula marina:
- a CDS encoding discoidin domain-containing protein, whose protein sequence is MKPLPKLFFFLLARGVLPVLLLTSVCGPIHADDSRKEGDDKRRMSPVPGALSRGQMDPVSLGLMRAGKYHTLRQRLHHEIKLKLAEGELDDLSDELLVLCAQHELLRVSDDAAVIRDKDKGDLFMTELLANPEWIQDLLCSGPVADPGKTLGYLHTVWRYERKSIDTPLYRKLAAACALIGRSDYDVVHAFRNYRKAHQDELLQWGFDELEPWELRHVIAQIPQQDWDYIINERNNKANTYFGACWAVAYRKYNDFGTSIHARGYYTPWDWATQRLEGRALVGGVCGSCSTYGSHSTKVHGYPSYTAGEPGHCAYVIRTKRDNWRTAYSVTGHTRPHGCFWRPFVYSDLHLMEAAYASKVPLRKGYHYLWLSRVVTNPSYAKRCYEQSLRANPLNLGVWIDYAAWLEKQGLDDDEVWKTYAKGVMKAFVRFPDVIVYLNGRFCFKHFKKETPVKQRVQMVKYIQNSIYQLKETRTHQNFATDVKVYEKFVDGENESVFLLYQMLLKLSMEQKKNRDFLTVFDSMRKRFSSSKGFASRYQKTLEHYASSDGDQGNELLKVVVSSIEDSLKRRDYEGYKNNMKVVGNMLDLKDPKHRGLGRWLNKCPKHDPFPGKIISSDAMLWPSTVGKSNRVISYASILNGTHGGGTCQTGSTSNPTIDLALPGACRISGLVITSGYESKTWIERMNPVVVSVSDDRKKWKMVYRSDKAMASHRVDLTGKDIQAKYVRIESPSPDKSTKKQLVLRQLIVYGASNY, encoded by the coding sequence ATGAAACCACTTCCTAAGCTTTTCTTTTTTCTCTTGGCCAGAGGGGTATTGCCTGTGTTGTTGCTCACTTCGGTATGTGGCCCGATCCATGCTGATGATTCGCGGAAGGAGGGGGATGATAAGCGCAGGATGAGCCCGGTTCCTGGAGCGTTATCCCGAGGACAAATGGATCCGGTAAGCCTTGGTTTGATGCGTGCTGGAAAGTATCACACTTTGAGGCAGCGATTGCATCATGAAATTAAGCTGAAGCTTGCCGAAGGGGAGTTGGACGATCTCTCGGATGAGTTGCTTGTTTTATGTGCACAGCATGAATTGTTGAGAGTCAGCGATGACGCTGCTGTGATCCGGGATAAAGACAAAGGGGATCTCTTTATGACCGAACTGTTAGCCAATCCAGAATGGATTCAGGATTTGTTATGTTCAGGGCCTGTTGCCGATCCGGGAAAAACCCTTGGATATTTACACACGGTGTGGCGTTATGAACGCAAGTCGATTGATACACCCTTGTATCGGAAGTTGGCGGCAGCTTGTGCCTTGATTGGTCGATCGGATTATGATGTGGTGCACGCGTTTCGGAACTACCGAAAGGCTCATCAGGATGAGTTGCTACAGTGGGGGTTCGACGAGTTGGAGCCTTGGGAGTTAAGGCACGTCATTGCGCAGATTCCACAACAAGACTGGGATTACATCATCAACGAACGTAACAATAAGGCGAACACTTACTTCGGGGCTTGCTGGGCTGTTGCTTACCGAAAGTATAATGACTTCGGGACCTCGATTCATGCCAGAGGCTACTATACCCCTTGGGACTGGGCCACCCAGCGGTTGGAAGGGAGAGCCTTGGTTGGTGGCGTGTGTGGGTCTTGTTCCACTTATGGCTCCCATTCGACCAAGGTGCATGGGTATCCTTCATACACGGCTGGCGAACCTGGCCACTGTGCGTATGTGATTCGAACCAAAAGAGATAACTGGAGGACGGCCTATAGTGTCACTGGACACACCAGGCCGCACGGTTGTTTTTGGCGTCCTTTTGTTTATTCCGATCTACATCTGATGGAGGCGGCCTATGCCTCCAAGGTTCCTCTGAGAAAGGGATACCACTACCTGTGGTTGAGCCGGGTTGTGACCAACCCCTCGTATGCGAAACGTTGTTATGAACAATCACTTCGAGCTAATCCACTGAATCTGGGCGTTTGGATCGACTACGCTGCATGGTTAGAAAAGCAGGGGCTGGATGATGACGAAGTATGGAAGACCTATGCCAAGGGTGTGATGAAGGCATTTGTTCGCTTTCCAGATGTGATTGTTTACCTGAATGGACGCTTTTGCTTTAAACATTTTAAAAAGGAAACTCCCGTGAAGCAACGTGTGCAGATGGTAAAGTATATCCAGAATAGCATTTACCAGCTTAAGGAAACCAGGACACATCAGAATTTTGCAACGGATGTGAAGGTGTATGAGAAGTTTGTGGACGGAGAAAATGAAAGTGTGTTCCTTTTGTATCAAATGCTTTTGAAACTTTCGATGGAGCAAAAGAAGAATAGGGATTTTTTGACTGTCTTTGATAGTATGCGAAAGCGTTTTTCTTCGAGTAAGGGTTTTGCATCACGCTATCAAAAGACATTGGAGCACTATGCGAGCTCGGACGGCGATCAAGGCAATGAGTTGCTTAAGGTTGTGGTTTCCAGCATTGAGGACAGCCTGAAGCGTAGGGATTATGAGGGCTATAAAAACAATATGAAGGTGGTTGGCAATATGTTGGATCTCAAGGACCCCAAGCACCGGGGGCTTGGCCGTTGGCTCAATAAGTGCCCAAAACATGACCCGTTCCCAGGAAAGATTATTTCCTCAGACGCGATGCTTTGGCCTTCCACCGTGGGTAAGAGCAACCGCGTGATCTCGTATGCCAGCATTCTCAACGGGACCCATGGAGGTGGGACGTGTCAGACGGGATCGACGAGTAATCCCACGATCGACCTTGCCTTGCCAGGTGCCTGTCGAATCTCCGGTCTTGTGATCACTTCTGGATATGAATCCAAGACATGGATCGAGCGAATGAACCCGGTTGTGGTTTCGGTGTCGGACGATCGTAAGAAGTGGAAAATGGTTTATCGCTCTGACAAGGCGATGGCTTCTCACCGGGTGGATCTAACTGGGAAAGATATTCAGGCAAAGTATGTGCGCATTGAATCTCCCAGTCCTGATAAATCCACCAAAAAGCAATTGGTGCTCAGGCAGCTGATTGTCTACGGAGCAAGTAATTATTAA